One genomic segment of Clostridium saccharoperbutylacetonicum N1-4(HMT) includes these proteins:
- a CDS encoding peptide-binding protein: MKNKYLSLLTVLFFMCGIVLTGCKPQETTSTASQTAAKSGGTLRYALWSSPPGSFHPSYSANIYDNKIVDLVYEKLINADENGNYVPGLADKYEVSSDQLTITFSLNKNAKWHDGEPVTADDVAYTFTTIADPDYDGPRFSQVENIAGAKDYKAKKATSISGIKVIDKNTISFTFSQVYSPALATFAQRAIIPKHVWEKIPVAQWSKSDQLKKPIGSGPFKFKEFVPDQYVELEKYADYNLGEPKLDKIIFKVTNQDTAQSELIKGDLDIVPISSFKQKDLDAYKQAGITVLENDGVSYQFLGFNFENPILKDQKIRQAIEYAINRKGIVDSVLDGHGKVVNTVFSSKSWANPGEDGLEKYEYSTDKAKSLLKEAGYEEKDGAFYKDGKPLQFTLKYSTGNKPREQSAVLIQQNLKDIGIAVNIQSMEYATLDKQLTSKDFEIFLLGWTNDLDPDIKSSWYSTPGSILGKYEGFTDQNLDKLIDAGRSDFDQNKRKENYKQIAKEFNNVVPAVILYSPNDGYAYNSKLKNYKPVPYYEFSNAQNWSLEQ, from the coding sequence ATGAAAAACAAATATTTATCATTATTAACAGTGTTGTTTTTTATGTGTGGAATTGTTCTCACTGGGTGTAAACCGCAAGAAACAACAAGTACAGCAAGTCAAACTGCTGCAAAATCAGGAGGCACATTAAGATATGCTTTGTGGAGTTCACCTCCAGGATCATTTCATCCAAGCTATAGTGCAAATATTTATGATAACAAGATAGTGGATTTGGTATATGAAAAATTAATAAATGCAGATGAAAATGGTAATTATGTGCCAGGTCTTGCTGATAAATATGAAGTGTCAAGTGATCAACTTACAATCACTTTTAGCTTAAATAAAAATGCAAAATGGCATGATGGGGAACCTGTAACTGCTGACGATGTTGCTTATACATTTACAACTATTGCTGATCCAGATTATGATGGACCAAGATTTTCACAAGTTGAAAATATAGCAGGAGCAAAAGATTATAAAGCTAAGAAGGCAACTAGTATTTCAGGAATAAAGGTTATTGATAAAAATACGATAAGTTTTACTTTTTCACAAGTTTATTCACCAGCACTTGCTACTTTTGCACAAAGAGCTATAATTCCAAAGCATGTGTGGGAAAAGATACCTGTAGCTCAATGGTCAAAGAGTGATCAACTTAAAAAACCAATTGGAAGCGGGCCTTTTAAATTTAAGGAATTTGTTCCAGATCAATATGTAGAACTTGAAAAATATGCAGATTATAATTTAGGAGAACCTAAGTTAGATAAGATTATATTTAAAGTTACTAATCAAGATACTGCTCAATCTGAACTTATAAAAGGAGATTTAGATATAGTACCAATATCTTCATTCAAACAAAAAGATCTTGATGCTTATAAACAAGCAGGGATAACTGTATTGGAGAATGATGGGGTGAGTTATCAATTCTTAGGATTTAATTTTGAAAATCCTATATTAAAAGATCAAAAGATAAGACAAGCTATAGAATATGCAATAAATCGCAAAGGTATAGTTGATAGTGTATTAGATGGTCATGGTAAAGTTGTTAATACTGTATTTTCATCAAAAAGCTGGGCAAATCCAGGCGAAGATGGGCTTGAAAAATATGAGTATAGTACAGATAAAGCTAAGTCATTGCTAAAAGAAGCAGGTTATGAAGAAAAAGATGGAGCCTTCTATAAAGATGGCAAGCCACTACAATTTACTTTAAAATATTCAACTGGTAATAAACCAAGAGAGCAGTCGGCTGTATTGATACAACAAAACTTAAAAGATATTGGTATTGCTGTTAATATTCAAAGTATGGAATATGCAACTCTTGATAAACAATTAACAAGTAAAGATTTTGAAATATTCCTTCTAGGTTGGACTAATGATTTAGATCCAGATATTAAGTCTTCATGGTATTCAACTCCAGGAAGTATACTTGGAAAATATGAAGGCTTTACAGATCAAAATCTTGATAAATTAATTGATGCTGGAAGAAGTGATTTTGATCAAAATAAACGTAAGGAAAATTATAAACAAATAGCAAAGGAATTTAATAATGTAGTTCCAGCTGTGATATTGTATAGTCCAAATGATGGATATGCATATAATTCAAAATTAAAAAATTATAAGCCAGTTCCTTATTATGAATTTTCAAATGCACAAAACTGGTCTTTAGAACAATAA